Within the Halobaculum limi genome, the region ACGGCCATTCTGCTGGGATCGGAACTGTCGGGGCCGCCACCGACAGACGGAAAGTCGGGCCCCTCGAAGCGAGGGTATGAGCGACCTCGACGCGGAGGTACAGACCGCGAGCGACGTCGGCGGCGACGGCCCGCCGGTGGAGGAGAAGCCGTACAAGATCATCTTCGAGGCGAACGCCTGCTTCGGCGCGGGCAAGTGCGCGGAGGTGGCGGACAACTGGGAGATGGACATCGCTAGCGGGATGGCGAAGCCGAAGTCGTACTACATTGCCGAGGACGAACTGGAGGAGAACATCCGCGCGGCGGAGGTGTGTCCCGCCAAGAAGGACGTGGGCTGTATCCACGTCGTCGACCGGCGGACCGACGAGGAACTCGCGCCCGACCCGCACGGCGACGGCACCCTCAGCGTGGACTGGTAGGAACCGAAACCCACAACCCGCCGACAGCGAAAGGTACGGTCGCGCGAGGGTGGCTGAGCTTGGCCAAAGGCGGCGGACTTAAGATCCGCTCTCTCAGGAGTTCAAGGGTTCAAATCCCTTCCCTCGCATTCCGGCTCGAACAGACGTGAGAGCCGTGAATGTCGCTTTGAAGGATTTGAATCAGGGAGTGTCGCGAGCGACGCGAGCAGAACGACCGTGGTTCAAATCCCTTCCCTCGCAGTTCTGCGACGGCTCAGACCGTCGAGGGCCGTTCTCGACCCAGATACCCGACGCCGAGTCTGACCGCCACCGCGACGACCGCGAGGGTGGCGACGCCGTAGTGGATCAGAAACGCCCGTTCCAGCGTCGCCGCTGAGAGCGTGAACCCGGCGAACAGGGATTGTGCCACGAGTTCACCGGCGGGACCCGGCAGCGACAGCGCGAGTTCGATGCCCGCCTGTGCGAGGGTGAACGACGCCTCGGTCCACGGGAGGATCATCCCAGTGTACGCGTACAGAAGCGCGAGGACGAGGGCGAGCGACCAGCCGACGACCGCGCCGCGGGTCCGTCGGGTTCCCACCGCGACGCCCACGAGGGTCGCGAGGACGGCACCGACGCCGAGGCCGACGCGGACGCTCACGTCGGCGGCGAGGCTGTCGGCGACGGTGAGGAGGGCGGCGTCGGTGGCAACGACGACGGCGACCGCACACACTGGTACGAGGTCGACCGGTGGCCGTTCTCGCTCGCGGTCTGCGTTGGAGGGCATCGGCTAGGCTTCGTGTCGCAAACTGGTAGGTGTTGCGTCGTCGCTGGAGTCGACCCAACTTTCACAAGTCTCTAATGAGATGTAATTACCGTGCTCCCGACCGATGCGCCCGCGCGACCGGACGTTCTGCTCACGCTCATCGGGACAGCGATGGCGGCGGCCGTCCTCGCGACGGTGGCGCTCGGGCTCCCGTTTCGCGTGACTGCACCCGTCGGGTCGCTGGTCGGCACCGCCGCCATCGCCGACGGCGTCTTTCGCAACCCGCCCACGAACGAGTGAGTGGTCACGTTCTGCGCGGTGTCGTCACTCGTGAGTGGCGTCGCTGACGGGTGCTACTTCTCGACGACCGTACACACGCGCCGCTGTGTGTCGGTTGGAAACGTGGGCCGAACGCGTGCCGGTGAAAAGAGCGGCACGCGTTCCGCCCTGAATTGGTCCCCGCTGACGCTTCGGCCCTCCAGACGAAGCGTCACCTGTAGCCAACGGGTGTGACTACTTAACGGTATTGGCGTCGGCGGTACCGTCCCCGAACGAAACCCGCGGTCGTGCACGTCTCACGCCCTATCGCGTCGGTTGGTCTGATTTCACGCGAGCGACGACTCGATTTTACCCCTGCCGCGCAGGATGCGTCTCCGACAGGCGGGGTCCGTCGCCGAGCAGTCGCTCGCGGAGCGTCTCGCCGGGCGTCGGTTCTGCGAGGAGGTCGCGCGCGCGCAGTTCCGGCACGACGAGGTCGACGAAGTCGTCGAGGCTCCCGGTGCGCAGCACCTCCTTGACGTTGAAGCCGTCGACGCCGACTTCCTCGTGCCAATACTGGAGTTCGTCGACGACTTGCTCGGGCGTGCCGACGACGACCGGCGAGGTGGTACCAAGGCCGGAGAACTGCGCCACCTCACGGACAGTCCACTCGCGGTCGGGGTCGGACTTGGTGAAGGCGTTCATCGTCCCTTGGATGGCGTCGGTCTCGATGTGTTCGATCTTCTGGTCGGGGTCGAGTTCGGAGAGATCCATATCGAGGAAGCCCGACAACAGCGCGAGCGTCGCCTCCACGTCGACCGTCTCCAGCAAGCGCTCGTACTTCGCCTCGGCGACCTCCTCTGTCTCGGCGACGACGGGGACGACACCGGGGAAGAACGCGAGGTCGTCGGGGTCGCGTCCGGCGTCTGCGGCGCGGTCGCGCAGGTCGGCCATGTACTCGCGGACACCGCGTTCGGTCGGCTGTGAGCAGAACACCGCCTCGGCGTTGGCGGCGGCGAAGTCGCGCCCGCGGTCCGAGGACCCCGCTTGGAAGATGACGGGACTGCGCTGGGGCGACGGCTCACAGCCGTGGGGGCCGGGCACGTCGAAGAATTCGCCGCTGTGGTCGACGTTGTGGACCTTCGACGGGTCGGAGAACACGCCCGCCTCACGGTCGCGGACGACAGCGTCCTCGTCCCACGACTCTTCCCACAGTGCGTAACAGACGTCGAGGAACTCGTCGGCGCGGTCGTACCTGGTCTGTTTGTCCATTCGCTCGTCGAGGCCGAGGTTGCGGGCGGCCGATTCGAGGTAGGAGGTGACGACGTTGAACGCCACGCGGCCGTCAGTGAGGTGGTCGAGCGTGGAGAACTCCCGCGCGAGTTGGTACGGGTGCGTGTAGGTGGTGGACTTCGTGACGGCGAACCCCAGCGAGTCAGTCACCTCCGCCATCGCGGGCACGAGGTAGCCGGGGTCGTTCGACGGCGTCTGGACGGCCTTCTCGATGGCCGTCGAGCGGTCGCCGCCGTACACGTCGTAGATGCCCCGCACGTCCGCGAAGAACACCGCCGCGAAGCCGCCGCGCTCTGCGGTGCGGGCCACGTCCGTCCAGTAGTCGCTATCTGTGTACTCGGCGGAGCGGTCCGCCGGGTGGGTCCACGACCCCGGCGAGACGTGCTCCACGGAGTTCATCGTGAAGAGGTTGAGGTGGATGCCGTCGCTCATTGATCCGTCTTCGGTGTTGCAGCGGTGTAAGGGCCGGTGAAGTCGGCCGACCGTGCCTCTTTCTCGGATCGCCGTCGACTCCCGGCGGTCCCGGCCGCGTGGGTCCGATTTATCACCCGCGCTCGCACAGGGCGAGGTATGTACAATCGCGTCGCCGTCCTCGCACACGAGAAGTTCCCCGACCGCTCGAAGACCGCCAACGGCGTCATCCGCTACGCCGACTACGAGGTCGCGGCCGTCCTCGACCGCGACTGCGCGGGCGACCGCGTGGCCGACCACCTCGGCGGCGTGCGCGACGCGCCGGTCGTCGAGTCGTTCGCCGACGTTCCCGGCGACGTGGACGCTCTGGTCATCGGCATCGCGCCCATCGGGGGTGGCTTCGACGAGTCGTGGCGGCCGGACGTCCGCGCGGCCATCGAGGCTGGCTGTGACGTGATTTCGGGCCTCCACTACTTCCTGAACGACGACGAGGAGTTCGCGGCACTCGCGGCCGAACACGGCGTCGACCTCCAAGACGTCCGCAAGCCACACGACGACCTCACCGTCGCGCAGGGGCGCTCCGACGAGGTGGCCGCCGACGTAGTGCTCACTGTCGGGACCGACTGCTCGGTCGGGAAGATGACCGCGACGATGGAGATCGTCGAGGCCGCCCGAGACGCCGATATCGACGCCTGTGCCATCCCGACGGGCCAGACGGGCATTATGATTGAGGGGTGGGGCAACCCCGTCGACCGCGTCGTGAGTGACTTCACCGCCGGCGCGGTCGAGGAGATGATCCTGGAGAAGGGCGACGACCACGACCTCCTCGTCGTCGAGGGGCAGGGGAGCATCATCCACCCGGCGTACTCCGCCGTGACCTGTGGCATCCTCCACGGCGCGATGGCAGACAAACTCGTCCTCTGTCACGCCGCCGGTCGCGAGGCCATCCACGGCTACGAGGACACCGCGCTCCCGCCCATCGAGGAGTACGTCGACCTCTACGGGTCGCTGGCGGCACCCGTCCACGAGACGGAGGTGGTCGCCGGCGCCCTCAACACGGTCGACGTCGACGACGATGCGGCCGCCGAGGACGCGGTCGCAGAGTTCTCAGAGGCCATCGACGCGCCCGCGACGGACCTCATCCGCTTCGGCGCCGACGATATCGTGGAGGCGATCCGATGACGTCGCTCACCGCCGAGTTCGAGCGGGTGTCGATGCCGCTGGAACACGACTTCACCATCTCCCGCGGTACCACCACGGCCGCCGAGAACGTGATCGTTCGGATCACCGACGAGGGTGGGATGACCGGCGTCGGCGCGGCCGCCCCCTCCAGCCACTACGGCGAGACGGCGGCGACCGTCGAGGCGGTCATCCCCGACCTGCTCGCAGTCGTCGAGGAAGTAGGCGACCCCCACGCACTCGCGGAGATAGAGGACCGAATGGCACACGTCGTCGCCGACAACCCCGCCGCGCGGTGTGCGGTCAGCATCGCCCTGCACGACCTCGCGGCCAAGCGTCTCGGCGTCCCGCTGTACCGGCTGTGGGGGCTGAATCCCGAGGACGCGCCCACCTCGTCGTACACCATCGGCATCGACGAGACGGACGTGATGCGCGAGAAGACCGCCGCGGCCGTCGACGCTGGCTACTCCACGCTGAAACTGAAACTCGGCACCGACCGCGACCGCGAGGTTGTCGAGGCGGTGCGCGAGGAGGCACCCGACGCCACCCTCCGCGTCGACGCCAACGAGGCGTGGACGCCCCGTGAGACGGCCCGCAAGAGCGAGTGGCTCGCGGATCTGGGCGTGGAGTTCATCGAGCAACCGCTCCCTGCCGACAACCCCACGGGGCTGAAAGACGCGTACGAGCGCTCGGCGCTCCCCATCGCCGCCGACGAGTCGTGCGTCACGCTCGCGGACATCCCACAAATTGCGGATCGCTGTGACATCGCGAACCTGAAACTGATGAAGTGCGGCGGTCTGCTGGAGGCGAAGCGAATGGTCCACACCGCCCGTGCGCACGGCCTGGAGGTGATGCTCGGGTGTATGGTGGAGTCGAACGCCGCTATCGCCGCCGGGTGTCAGTTGGGGCCGCTCCTCGACTACGCGGATCTAGACGGGAGCCTGTTGCTGGCGGACGACGCCGACCCGTTCGCGGGCGTGCCGATGCCAGAGGGTCGGATCGACCTTCAGGCGACGGACCGCAACGGGACCGGAGCAACCGGGAGGTAACCCCTACTCGCCGACCAGTTCCTCGTACTGTGCGCCGGTCTGTTTCAGCGTCTCCGTCGAGTAGAGCCGTTCGTGGTCGAACGGGAGGTACTCCTCGGCCAACTCGTCTATCTTCGCGTCGACGGCGTCGGCCTCGCGACCGTGGACCATCGTGAAGAGGTTGTACTCCCAGTCTTGGTCGGGTCGGCGGGGACGGTGGTAACACAGCGTGACGTACGGGAGTTCGCCCACCCGCTCACCTAACTCGTCGAGGCGGTCGTCGGGCACGTCCCACACGACCATACAGTTGTTGTGGAACCCGGTGACGATGTGGTTGACCACACAGCCGATGCGCTTGATACAGCCGTCGGCCAGCAGTCGCTCGACGGCCGAGAGGACGTCGTCGACGTCAGCGTCGATGGCGGCGGCCACGTCGCGGTACGGCGTCGCCGTCAGCGGGAAGCCGTCCTGAATCTCGATGAGCAGGTCGCGTTCGAGTTCCGAAAGGCCGCCGGTGGCGTCCTCAGAGATGCGGGTCGCGCCGGCGTCCGTCGACTCCAGCGACTCCCGTGCGAACGCGTCGTCGTTCCAGACGGGGAACTCCAAGTCGATGTAGTAGTCGGTCAGCATCGGGAGGTTCAGCACCTCACAGCCGGTTCGCTCCTCGATGTCCGCGAGTATCTCGTCGCGCTTCTCGCGCGTCCCGGCGGTGACGACGAACCACATGTTCCACTCGTGTTCGCGGCGGTAGTTGTGGTTCACCTGTCGGTAGCCGTTGATCACGTCGGCGACTTCTTCGAATCGGTCGTCGGGAGCGGCGACGGCCGCCAGCGTCGACGACCCGATCACGGGCGGATTCAAGACCGCGCCGAAGCGTCGGAAGACGCCTCGCTCGCGCAACGCCGTCACCCGGTCGAGCGCCTCCTCCTCGTCGATGCCGAGGTCCTCGGCGACGACGCGGAACGGGCGCTCGACAACCGGAAACCCGCTCTGGTAGTCGTCGACGAGTCGCGCGTCGACGCCGTCGAGTCCGGCACGCCAGTCGTCGGGGTCGTCGACCGTCTCCACGTCCGCGTCGGCGGCCTCCTCGCGTTCGGAACTACCCATTGCCGATCCCAGGGTCGCGTCGGTTCTATCGGTTTCGCTCTGTCGGAGTGCGCCCCGGTATTCATAATTCTTGACAGCGTTCGTGAACTATCGTGAGTACAACAGGATCGCGCCTACTCGGGCGGATCGGTCGGTCGTACGTCCTGTTCGTCGCACTCGGCGTCATCGTCGGTGCGGTCGCAGCGCCGGTGGCGTACGACGCGACGACACAGACCGACGGAACGGTCGCGGTCGTCCCGCTAGAGGGAACTATCGACGGACAGTCGTCCGCGGCGGTCGCGGCGATGCTGACCGAGGCGAGACAGAACCCATCCATCGACGCCGTCGTCATCGTCACCAACAGCGGCGGCGGCGGGGCGGCCGCGAGCGAGGAACTGTACCTCCAAGCGAAGCGGACTGCCGCGACGAAGCCACTCGTTGCGGCCGTCGACTCCTCGGCGGCCTCTGGCGCATACTACACCATCGCCCCGGCGGACGCCATCTACGTGAAACCCGCCAGCGTCGTCGGGAGCGTGGGCGTCCTCGCGACGCTGCCGCAGGATCTGGAACCGAACGACGTGGTCGGGACGACCGGACCGAACAAACTCTCGGGCGCGGACGAACGCGAGTTCCTCTACATTCTCGAGTCGCTCCACCGCGCGTTCATCGGCGCGGTGTTGGAACAGCGTGGCGACGCGCTGACGATGTCGCGGGCGGAACTCGAACAGGCGCGGGTGTACTCCGGCGGGCAGGCGGTCGAGAACGGTCTCGCGGACCACGTCGGCGGGCGTGAGGCCGCCATCCGCGACGCGGCCCGGCGTGCGAACCTCGACACCTACAGCGTCCGCGTTCTCCGCCCGGACAACACCACCGCACGATTTGTCTCGCAGGCGAACTACCTCGCCAGCGACGCGCCGACCCGCGAACGCGTCTCCGCGGAGTATCTCCTCGGCAACGGCACCGGCGGGCCGGTGTTCCTGATGATCGCACCGATGTACCTCGACGGCGGCGCTGTGGCGGCCGTCGAGGCGCGGGCGGTCACCCCGCCGAACGAGACGGTGGCCGACGCGAGGACGGCGAACGGAACTGCGACGAACGGAACCACCACAGGCACGGACGGACCACCAGCCAGTGTCGGCAGCGGCGGACTGGAGGTGCGCGATGGCGCTCGGTGAACGAGAGACGGACGTTCGCGGGTGGGGCGCTCGCCTCGCCGTCTTCGTCGTCGTCGCCGTCGTCGTCGCGTTCGTTCTCGGTGGCATCCCCGGCTTGTTCGCGGGCGGGAGCGATGAGTCGCCCGCCCTGAACAACAGCGAGTACGACGTCGCCGACTTGGGCGTCACGCAGATTCCCGCCGAGGGCACTATCGAGGTCGAACGCGGGCAGGGAACGATCGTCGTCGACCGCTCGCACGCCAACCGATTCACGTCGACGGAGATCGATCCGCTGTACGAGGCGCTCTCGCGTGCGGGCTACGACGTCGTGTTCCACGACCGTGGACCGCTCGCACCGGCGCTCGCGGACGCGACCGCCTTCCTGATCATCGACCCGGGCACGCGATACGACGACGAGGACACCGAGACGCTCCAGTCGTACACCGAGCAGGGCGGTCGGGTCGTCGTCCTCGCAGAGCCGAACCGTCTCAGCGTCACTGCTGGCGTCGGCGGCGTCTCGACAAGCGAACGACAGAGCAGGCTCGCGAACCTCGCGGCTGCCTTCGACGTGACCGTCTCGAAAGGGTACGTCTACCACCAGTCCGCCCACGACGGCAACTACAAGAGTCCGCTCGCCTCGCCCGTCGGCGACGCCAGCGACAGCGGATCGGATGTGGCGCTGTACACGCCCGCGGCGGTCACGCCGACCGGCGACGGCGAGGTGGTTCTCCGGGCGCGCGGTGGTGCGCGCCTGTCCGGGAGCGACGAGGTCCGGCGCTACCCCGTCGGCGTTCGAACGGGGAACACACTCGTCCTCGGTGACTCCTCGTTCATCCAGATCGGACGGTACAACGTCGCGGACAACGAGGGATTCCTGGGATACGTGATCGCGTTTATGGCCGCGGGCGAACCCCCAGGGCCGGGGTTCGCGAACGGCGGGGCTGGCGGGACCGACGGGGGCGACGACGGCACGCCATCACCACCGTCCACACCGTCGCCACCCTCTACACCGTCACCACCGTCCACGCCGTCCACGCCGTCACCACCGTCGACCCCATCGACGCCGTCGCCACCATCGACACCGTCCACGCCGTCGACACCAACCGGTACTCCCGACGGATCCTGACTCGACGGATCTCCCCGCAACCGGGTCGTTTTTGCGCCGAGCGTCCCTCCACTCAACTATGACGACGGCGACTACCGAGGAGGAGACCGAGTTCGGCGAGTGGCCGCTCAAACGCCTGATGACCGAAGTGTGTGGCTCCGGCCCGAAGTCCGCTGGTGATATGACGCGCGCGCAGGCGACGGAGGCCATCCAGCGCATCTTCGCGGGCGAACCCGACCACACGACGCTGGGTGCGTTCTGGCTGGCCAATCGCTGGAAGCGGAACAACCCGGAGGAACTGGCGGCGTACGTCGACGAGATGTGCACGCACGTCGAGTACGCAGAACCCGACGTCGACCCCGTCGACTGCGGCGCGAACTACGACGGGAAAGGCGAGACAGCCATCCTCGGCGCGGCCGCGGGCATCGTCGCCGCCGGCGCGGGTACGCCCGTCGTCGTCCACTCGGGCGACCGCGTCCCCACGCAGAAACAGGACGCGTACAAACACGTCCTCGACGACCTCGGCATCGCCACCGAACTGACGCCGCGCGACTCCGCGCAGATGGTCGACGACACCGGCTTCGGCTTCTACTACCAGCCGGCGTTCAACCCCGTCGTCCACGACCTGTGGGAGCGCCGTGAGATGATGGGCGTGCGCACGTTCGTCAACACCATCGAGACGCTCGCCAACCCCGCGGGCGCGTCGACGCACCTCGGGTCGTTCTACCACCTCGCGTTCGCGAAGAAGGTGGTCGACACGTTCGCCGAGAGCCAGTTCCACGACCTCGATCGCGTCATTATGTTCCAGGGGATGGAGGGATACGACGACATCCGCCCCGGCTACACGAAGGTCGCCGAGTGGAACGCCGGCGAGGGCGACTCCGACTCCGAGGCGTTCACCGACTACGAGATAGAGACGCCCGAGTACGGGATGGACTTCGAGGAGGCCGACCTGGAGGTCGACGACGTCGCCGCCGACTCCGCGCGCATCACCGAGGAGGTCGTCACCGGCGACCGCGAGGACCACTGGCGCGACGCCGTCGCACTCAACGCCGCGTTCCGCATCTACGCCCGCGGCGACGTCGACTCCATCGACGAGGGTCTCGACGCCGCCCGCGCCGCCATCGACGACGGCTCCGCGGCGGCGGTCCTCGAAGCCCTCCGCGCGTTCTGAGCGAGGGCGAGCGGAGCGAGCCCTCGACGCGAACGGGGAGCCGAGCGACCCGTGAGCCGTGCGGAAGCGGGACCGAGCGGAGCGAGCCCTCGACGCGAACGGGGAGCGGGGTGAGCCGTGTGGCGCCGCGTCCGTCCGCCGTCTCCGACGCTCCGCGCCCGTTCTCACGGCTGAGACGTAGCACCCGAGATTTATACCGACTCGCCGCTCCCACCCACGCGTGTCTGTCGGCCCGGCGAGCGTCTACCAGTTGTTCTTCCTCGCGGCCAGCGCCGTCGTCGTCCTGTTGGCGCTGTCGACGTACGTGCTGGGTCGACTCATCGGCCACGCCCGCGCACTCGTGACGATGCTCGCGCTCGTGGCAGTCTTCACGGGCGTCGGCGCTGGCTTCGGCCTGCCGCCGTCGGCGGCGGTGCTGCCGCTGGCGCTCGGGTTCGCGTTCCTCTACGTCCCGGTCGGTGTGGGCGCAGTCATCGCGAAGGGCGTCTCCGTCGCGCCGTGGCGGGAGGTGTGCCGACTCCTCATCGGCGGGTGGATGGCGGCGCTCGTCGTCGCTCTCGTCACGCAGGCGGCCGGCGCGTCGCTGCCGACGCTCATCGGGTGGACGCCCGGCCTGTTCGGCGTCGAGTGGTACGTCGGGTTCCTCGCGTACATGATCGTCCTCGGCGTCGTCGCCGCCGGATTCACGCTCGTCCTCCTCGCACGCGGCGACGGCGAGGAGACGCCCGCCGTCGCGGGTGGCTGAGTCGCCGATCACCGGGACGCGACGGCGATGACTCCGCCTAGCGCTTACTCGTCCTGTTCTTCGTCGTCCAGCCGAATTGCGATGCCGACGAGCGTCTGCCCCGCCGTCACCGTTGCCTCGCGGGCGACCGAGTAGACGACGCCCGAGCGGTCGGCGGTCGCCTCCTGTAGCACCTCGTAGGTGGTCGGGTCGTACACCTCGCCGACGTACTTCCCCTCGACCACGTCGTCGCCGATTGCGAGGTCGGCCGCCGCGCGGAACAGCCCCGAGTCGTCGGCGGTCACCCGGCCGAGGTGGTTGCGAGCGCGGGTGCCGTCCCACGCGGGCACCGGTTCGTCGTCGTCGAGGACGCCCGCGTGGCGAAGCGCTCGCTTCGTCCCGTCGACGCCCGTCTCGATGGCGTCGTCGACGAGTTCTTTGTTGTGCGCGAGTTCCGGCGTGATGCTCGGGATGCCCTCCTGCGTCGCGGCGACGCGGAGTTTCCCGCTGAAGTTGCGACTGGCCCACTCCGCGTCGGCGTCGTCTCCAGCAGGTTCCGCCAGGAGGAGGTCCGTGCCGAACGCCTCTGCCAGCGCACGCGATCCCTCGTCGCCACGGAGGTACACCGTGTGCGTGAGCATATCGCGACTGCCGGTGTGGAGGTCGACGATGAAGTCGGCCTCGCTCGCGTACGCCCACAGCGTCGCGGCCATCCGCTCGTGGAGGGTGCCGTCGGCGTCGCCGGGCCAACAGCGGTTCATATTCGGGTTGACCGAGTCGTACGCCTCCGGGGCCGTGTACGAGACGGTGTCGAACGTGAGCGGGTCGGCTACCGGGACGACGTGAACCGTGCCCGTGATGTCGGTGGCCAGGAGGTCGTCGTGGAGTTGGCGACACACCGCCGCGCCGTTTATCTCGCGTCCGTGTTGAGCGGCCTGCACGTACACCGTCGGCTCGTCGTCGTCCGCACCGTCCTCGGGCGTGTACGTGTGGACGGTCGTCTCGAGAGCGACGCCGGAGGGGAGACGTGCGAGCGTGACGCGCTCGGCATCGTGGGCGGCCATACCCCCGATTCACCGGCCGACGGCTTGTACCTGTGGTCCAGACTGACCACTGCTGGACCACTGCGAGTCGAACGACTTTCCCCCCTTCGCGGCGACAGGGCGGATATGAGCGACGACCTACCGCACGTCACGTTCCACACGACACACGGCGACATCGAGATCGAACTGTACGCCGACCGCGCGCCCAAGACGGTCGAGAACTTCCTCAACCTCGCGGAACACGACCCCGCCGCCAGCGACGCGCCGTCGCTGGAGACGGTGACGTGGGAGGACCCCGAGTCCGG harbors:
- a CDS encoding ferredoxin; the encoded protein is MSDLDAEVQTASDVGGDGPPVEEKPYKIIFEANACFGAGKCAEVADNWEMDIASGMAKPKSYYIAEDELEENIRAAEVCPAKKDVGCIHVVDRRTDEELAPDPHGDGTLSVDW
- a CDS encoding S49 family peptidase; this translates as MSTTGSRLLGRIGRSYVLFVALGVIVGAVAAPVAYDATTQTDGTVAVVPLEGTIDGQSSAAVAAMLTEARQNPSIDAVVIVTNSGGGGAAASEELYLQAKRTAATKPLVAAVDSSAASGAYYTIAPADAIYVKPASVVGSVGVLATLPQDLEPNDVVGTTGPNKLSGADEREFLYILESLHRAFIGAVLEQRGDALTMSRAELEQARVYSGGQAVENGLADHVGGREAAIRDAARRANLDTYSVRVLRPDNTTARFVSQANYLASDAPTRERVSAEYLLGNGTGGPVFLMIAPMYLDGGAVAAVEARAVTPPNETVADARTANGTATNGTTTGTDGPPASVGSGGLEVRDGAR
- a CDS encoding succinylglutamate desuccinylase/aspartoacylase family protein gives rise to the protein MAAHDAERVTLARLPSGVALETTVHTYTPEDGADDDEPTVYVQAAQHGREINGAAVCRQLHDDLLATDITGTVHVVPVADPLTFDTVSYTAPEAYDSVNPNMNRCWPGDADGTLHERMAATLWAYASEADFIVDLHTGSRDMLTHTVYLRGDEGSRALAEAFGTDLLLAEPAGDDADAEWASRNFSGKLRVAATQEGIPSITPELAHNKELVDDAIETGVDGTKRALRHAGVLDDDEPVPAWDGTRARNHLGRVTADDSGLFRAAADLAIGDDVVEGKYVGEVYDPTTYEVLQEATADRSGVVYSVAREATVTAGQTLVGIAIRLDDEEQDE
- a CDS encoding DUF4350 domain-containing protein produces the protein MALGERETDVRGWGARLAVFVVVAVVVAFVLGGIPGLFAGGSDESPALNNSEYDVADLGVTQIPAEGTIEVERGQGTIVVDRSHANRFTSTEIDPLYEALSRAGYDVVFHDRGPLAPALADATAFLIIDPGTRYDDEDTETLQSYTEQGGRVVVLAEPNRLSVTAGVGGVSTSERQSRLANLAAAFDVTVSKGYVYHQSAHDGNYKSPLASPVGDASDSGSDVALYTPAAVTPTGDGEVVLRARGGARLSGSDEVRRYPVGVRTGNTLVLGDSSFIQIGRYNVADNEGFLGYVIAFMAAGEPPGPGFANGGAGGTDGGDDGTPSPPSTPSPPSTPSPPSTPSTPSPPSTPSTPSPPSTPSTPSTPTGTPDGS
- a CDS encoding LLM class flavin-dependent oxidoreductase, with translation MSDGIHLNLFTMNSVEHVSPGSWTHPADRSAEYTDSDYWTDVARTAERGGFAAVFFADVRGIYDVYGGDRSTAIEKAVQTPSNDPGYLVPAMAEVTDSLGFAVTKSTTYTHPYQLAREFSTLDHLTDGRVAFNVVTSYLESAARNLGLDERMDKQTRYDRADEFLDVCYALWEESWDEDAVVRDREAGVFSDPSKVHNVDHSGEFFDVPGPHGCEPSPQRSPVIFQAGSSDRGRDFAAANAEAVFCSQPTERGVREYMADLRDRAADAGRDPDDLAFFPGVVPVVAETEEVAEAKYERLLETVDVEATLALLSGFLDMDLSELDPDQKIEHIETDAIQGTMNAFTKSDPDREWTVREVAQFSGLGTTSPVVVGTPEQVVDELQYWHEEVGVDGFNVKEVLRTGSLDDFVDLVVPELRARDLLAEPTPGETLRERLLGDGPRLSETHPARQG
- a CDS encoding DUF1611 domain-containing protein; amino-acid sequence: MYNRVAVLAHEKFPDRSKTANGVIRYADYEVAAVLDRDCAGDRVADHLGGVRDAPVVESFADVPGDVDALVIGIAPIGGGFDESWRPDVRAAIEAGCDVISGLHYFLNDDEEFAALAAEHGVDLQDVRKPHDDLTVAQGRSDEVAADVVLTVGTDCSVGKMTATMEIVEAARDADIDACAIPTGQTGIMIEGWGNPVDRVVSDFTAGAVEEMILEKGDDHDLLVVEGQGSIIHPAYSAVTCGILHGAMADKLVLCHAAGREAIHGYEDTALPPIEEYVDLYGSLAAPVHETEVVAGALNTVDVDDDAAAEDAVAEFSEAIDAPATDLIRFGADDIVEAIR
- a CDS encoding anthranilate phosphoribosyltransferase — protein: MTTATTEEETEFGEWPLKRLMTEVCGSGPKSAGDMTRAQATEAIQRIFAGEPDHTTLGAFWLANRWKRNNPEELAAYVDEMCTHVEYAEPDVDPVDCGANYDGKGETAILGAAAGIVAAGAGTPVVVHSGDRVPTQKQDAYKHVLDDLGIATELTPRDSAQMVDDTGFGFYYQPAFNPVVHDLWERREMMGVRTFVNTIETLANPAGASTHLGSFYHLAFAKKVVDTFAESQFHDLDRVIMFQGMEGYDDIRPGYTKVAEWNAGEGDSDSEAFTDYEIETPEYGMDFEEADLEVDDVAADSARITEEVVTGDREDHWRDAVALNAAFRIYARGDVDSIDEGLDAARAAIDDGSAAAVLEALRAF
- the ahbB gene encoding siroheme decarboxylase subunit beta; amino-acid sequence: MGSSEREEAADADVETVDDPDDWRAGLDGVDARLVDDYQSGFPVVERPFRVVAEDLGIDEEEALDRVTALRERGVFRRFGAVLNPPVIGSSTLAAVAAPDDRFEEVADVINGYRQVNHNYRREHEWNMWFVVTAGTREKRDEILADIEERTGCEVLNLPMLTDYYIDLEFPVWNDDAFARESLESTDAGATRISEDATGGLSELERDLLIEIQDGFPLTATPYRDVAAAIDADVDDVLSAVERLLADGCIKRIGCVVNHIVTGFHNNCMVVWDVPDDRLDELGERVGELPYVTLCYHRPRRPDQDWEYNLFTMVHGREADAVDAKIDELAEEYLPFDHERLYSTETLKQTGAQYEELVGE
- a CDS encoding cytochrome b N-terminal domain-containing protein, coding for MPSNADRERERPPVDLVPVCAVAVVVATDAALLTVADSLAADVSVRVGLGVGAVLATLVGVAVGTRRTRGAVVGWSLALVLALLYAYTGMILPWTEASFTLAQAGIELALSLPGPAGELVAQSLFAGFTLSAATLERAFLIHYGVATLAVVAVAVRLGVGYLGRERPSTV
- a CDS encoding dipeptide epimerase → MTSLTAEFERVSMPLEHDFTISRGTTTAAENVIVRITDEGGMTGVGAAAPSSHYGETAATVEAVIPDLLAVVEEVGDPHALAEIEDRMAHVVADNPAARCAVSIALHDLAAKRLGVPLYRLWGLNPEDAPTSSYTIGIDETDVMREKTAAAVDAGYSTLKLKLGTDRDREVVEAVREEAPDATLRVDANEAWTPRETARKSEWLADLGVEFIEQPLPADNPTGLKDAYERSALPIAADESCVTLADIPQIADRCDIANLKLMKCGGLLEAKRMVHTARAHGLEVMLGCMVESNAAIAAGCQLGPLLDYADLDGSLLLADDADPFAGVPMPEGRIDLQATDRNGTGATGR